A segment of the Streptomyces sp. NBC_01235 genome:
TCCCTGCCGGGCGCCCATCTGGCACTGTCCGCGCTGCGGTTGCCCGGCGCCCGGCTCCAAGTCGGCCTCGCCATACGCCTGATGAAGCTGTTGGACACCGACCTCGGCCAGGACGCCCCCGACCTGCTCCACCTCGTCGACGCGCTGCCGGACGAGACCTCGCGCAACGCCTTCATCCGCACCCTGCGCGCGGTCGTCGACTGGCGCGGTCAGGTCGTGACCATGCTCGACCGCTGCTATCTGACGGCCGGCATGCCGACGATGCTGCTGTGGGGCGACCGGGACAGCGTGGTGCCGGTGCGGCACGCGTACGGCGCCCACGAGGCGATGCCCGGCAGCCGACTGGAGATCTTCGAGGGCGCCGGCCACTTCCCGTTCCACAGCGACCCCACCCGATTCCGCACTCTCGTCGAGGAGTTCACCCGCACCACGGCCCCGGCCGACTGGAGCCGCGAACACTGGCGTGAACTCCTGCGAGAGGGGCGGCCGGGGACGGGCACGACGGGCCTGTCGGACGGCGCGGCACGCGCCCTGCGGCAGGCCGGCGAGCGCAGCGCGACCTGAAGCCGTACCGGCGTCCCGCGATGCCGGAAGCCCCGGGACGACCGGCGCGGCCGGTACTCAGTTCTGCGGCCCCAGATACCCCAGCGACGCCTCGATCCGCCCCGCCAGCCGGTCCCGCTGACCGCGCCCCCTGGGCGACGAACCGGCCAGCCACGTACGGCACTTGCTCGCCAGCAACAGGCCGAAGCTCTCGGCCTGCTTCTCGTCGGCCAGG
Coding sequences within it:
- a CDS encoding alpha/beta fold hydrolase, with product MVDVPQRRPVRSARLRPVGDGELGLQFRVVHGYRRAFRMAGQGPALVLIHGIGDSSATWAELIPGLARTHTVIAPDLLGHGASDKPRADYSVAAYANGVRDLLTTLGVESATLVGHSLGGGVAMQFAYQFPERTERLILVSAGGVGREVNPALRLVSLPGAHLALSALRLPGARLQVGLAIRLMKLLDTDLGQDAPDLLHLVDALPDETSRNAFIRTLRAVVDWRGQVVTMLDRCYLTAGMPTMLLWGDRDSVVPVRHAYGAHEAMPGSRLEIFEGAGHFPFHSDPTRFRTLVEEFTRTTAPADWSREHWRELLREGRPGTGTTGLSDGAARALRQAGERSAT